The segment TCTCGGCATCCGGCTTTGTTCCACGATGAATCTTCAAGTATAACCCGCAAAAAGCACCAAACAACCAAGCCCAGACGCTTCCGTTGTGATATGAAAGATCTCGATCGCGTTGGGTGCCATAGTATTTCTTGCGAAAACGTGCATCCTTCGGGCTCAGTGTCCGGATTCCATAGAAAGTGTAGAGCTCCGCAAAAGCACGCTCAAATACCATTTGCATCTTGCCCTTGTCGATCAATTCCCAAGGCAGGGAAAGCGCGATCAAAGCATTGGGGCGGATCTCGGTAATCGGCACGTCCTCTATGAGACGATCGGCAAGATAATCTCCAGTCCAGAATTTCTGAAAGGCGATTTTGACCGGTTCTTTCAGATCAAGGATCTGTTCCTTGGGGATATAATTGATGCCGGTAAGCTGTTGATAGGCATCACACATCGCCTCATAGCAGCAGATCGCGTTGTACCACAAAGCGTTGATCTCCACCGGCGCCCCACTCCGCGGAGTAACGGGTTTGCCTTCAATGCGCACGTCCATCCAAGTGGCGTGGGCAAATTCCTCTTTCAGCTCGATCAATCCGTCCGGTCTCAGAAAGAACGGATATTTGTAGTTTGTGATCACGGAGGATATGATGTCCTCGCATAGATGAATCACTTCTTTCCAATAAGTAATGTCTGCCTTGCGCTTGCCCAGTTTCCAAATCAGGATGATGTACCACAGGGTGGCGTCGATGGAGTCAAAATTCGCTTCGCGTCCGGTCTCGTGCAACATATTGGGAATCAACCCATTTTGCAGATGGCGGCTATATTTGCGCAAGATCTTTTCCACTGTATCCAGATTATTGGGAGAGTGCAGCAGCGCGTTGAGCACGATCATCGTGTCTCTGCCCCAGGCGCCGTAATATGGATAGCCGGCAACGATGTCGTCATTTGCCACGAAATCCTTGAGCGCAAACTCCAGTAATTTCAAGTATTCGGGATATTTGAACAAGGTGTTGTCATTGTAATCCAGATTGTTGAGCAAAGTGTCGTCAAGATCAGGTAAATCTGGAAAATCCGCTGGTTTGGGCAGATCCGCATAACGTTTTTCAATGCGGGCAATGATCTTCGCCGGTTTGTCGATCGCTTTATCCGAGAAAAGAACATGATTTGTCTGACCGGTCTTTAGGGTGAAACGCAGCTCGAAAAGACTGATCTGATCACCGACGCCGGGATAGCCACTCATCACTTCCCAGGGATAATAGACGTTGTAATAGACATAGCGGTTTGGGAGAAACTCTCCATGCTGAGCAACGCCGTGCACTTCCATATTGTTTGAGCTGCGCTTGGCGGAAAAAGCGCATCCGTCCTCGGAATTGCAGTGTTCGGACTGAAACTCTTCAAAATCCAGGCTGCCGGGTTGGTTCAAATCGTGATGCGCGGTCATCGTAAGCTTTGGGTGCAATTCAAAATGCAGGGTATGATGCCCAAGGTTGGTATATTTGACCAACACCGTGTTGCTCTCCTCATCCAGCATGATCTCCTTGCGGATAAGGATGTCGTTTTGATGCGGCAAAGCCGAATACAGAAAGATCGGATAAGGACGCAGCCATGGTTTCACCAGATAGAGAAAGCCTTCCGGATAGATGCAGTTGCTATAGTTGTTGCTATCCAGATGGATGATCTCACCACGCCATTCGACCTTCTCTTCGATGCCAGCCACCAGGTGTCTGCGATGAAACTGACGGTCGCTGGCAATCAATAAGCCGTGATATTTGCGCTGATTGATCATATTGCCGGTTCCCAGCGCATAAGCACCATGCTTATTCGTCAGGATCCATTCATGATGATGGGTCTCCATGAAGTAATTATTCATTTAGCCACCTTTTGGTAAAATTAGTTAATCTCAATGCTGTTGATTTATTTCTATATGCCCAATCTCGTCAAGTCTTTTGTGGAAAATATTCTATTCAATATGCCTATCATGCTGATAGACCTGCATATAAAAACTAATTTAAATAACTGATTTGTTGAAATAATGCCGCAATTTCTAATGTGTGGAGTCGTTTGTGTAGTTCAACAGCCCCGTGCTGGGCAGCGCCAATATTTCATTTTTCGAGGGCATGGAACTGAAGTGTTTGCTGTAGATAATTCTCAAATCCGCGCCTTCTTCATTAAGACTGGTATAATCCGGCATTTCATATAGAAGGTCGATCGAAGCCTGTGCTAGGATGGAAGCCTGTTCATAATCGATCGCCCGCAGCAGGTTGTCGTCCTTGTCAAAGAGTCCGAGGATAAAGTATCCGCTGATCTCCACGGAGAGATTGTTTTTGAGGGTCACATAGACGTCTGCCGGACTGGGTTGATTGATCAATTCGTACAAAAAAGTCTCGTAGGTTTCAATGGGGGAAACGTAGATCTCGGATGTGAGATTGAATGCGTCTTCGTCCAACCAGTTTCCAGAATATGATCTCGCAGCGCGAAAACCGCCGAAGTGTGCCAGAGTTCTTCTTTCATACTCTTTCATGCCGGGATCGTTGATCACATAGGATGCCGGGCTGTTTGCCGCCCCTTCCTGGCGGATCACCAAAACCCAGTGATTGCGGCGTCCGGCGACCTTGACGATCACCTTGTTTCCTTTTGTTAGCTCATTGCTGAGATATTCCCAATCGTTGGCTTTGCTGATCTGGCTCACGAGTTCCAGCCCCAAGCCTTTGCCATCGATATCTCCCGGAACTTCCCAACGCATCAGATTTCCGCGCGCGAAACCACTGTTGCCACGCAGCCAAGTATTCAGTTTGTCTGGCGTCACGCGGGGATTGGAAGCTTCGGCGTTGAGCAGCATTGAAAGGCAACTAAGCACGCAACCGCTTTTGCCGATGGAACTGCGGCTTGTGCCGAGTGTGTTCTGTTTCCATCTGGTATCGCTCTGCGAATACCAATTGAAGGATTGCGCCGCCAAAACGCACAGGAATGCCGTCA is part of the Candidatus Cloacimonadaceae bacterium genome and harbors:
- a CDS encoding amylo-alpha-1,6-glucosidase: MNNYFMETHHHEWILTNKHGAYALGTGNMINQRKYHGLLIASDRQFHRRHLVAGIEEKVEWRGEIIHLDSNNYSNCIYPEGFLYLVKPWLRPYPIFLYSALPHQNDILIRKEIMLDEESNTVLVKYTNLGHHTLHFELHPKLTMTAHHDLNQPGSLDFEEFQSEHCNSEDGCAFSAKRSSNNMEVHGVAQHGEFLPNRYVYYNVYYPWEVMSGYPGVGDQISLFELRFTLKTGQTNHVLFSDKAIDKPAKIIARIEKRYADLPKPADFPDLPDLDDTLLNNLDYNDNTLFKYPEYLKLLEFALKDFVANDDIVAGYPYYGAWGRDTMIVLNALLHSPNNLDTVEKILRKYSRHLQNGLIPNMLHETGREANFDSIDATLWYIILIWKLGKRKADITYWKEVIHLCEDIISSVITNYKYPFFLRPDGLIELKEEFAHATWMDVRIEGKPVTPRSGAPVEINALWYNAICCYEAMCDAYQQLTGINYIPKEQILDLKEPVKIAFQKFWTGDYLADRLIEDVPITEIRPNALIALSLPWELIDKGKMQMVFERAFAELYTFYGIRTLSPKDARFRKKYYGTQRDRDLSYHNGSVWAWLFGAFCGLYLKIHRGTKPDAEIAKTLSSFIGTFRQSFMRGHIASVAEIWDGENPHFPKGAPAQAISVAALYNIETFIAAHGGGL